The proteins below come from a single Dryobates pubescens isolate bDryPub1 chromosome 16, bDryPub1.pri, whole genome shotgun sequence genomic window:
- the LOC104304295 gene encoding protocadherin gamma-A5-like yields MDNDSGIHKITLAVWESERSARVPAVRSRAAASQRDRRKRATVRSRIQRQRRIGIRGGGAAAVMCAAGRRWGRQAWALLCCVLLSALEAAWGQLRYSVPEEMPKGSFVGDVAKDLGMQMTTLSESSARILEKGRTQYFSLHGKTGHLVTAERIDREQLCENKQQCVLRCELIVEGEMKVYGVEVEIIDINDNAPSFKDVELEERISEMTATGSRFSLDEAHDPDSGSNSVLSYELSGDEHFSLAVQAGPGGDLRPELVLAKALDREEAAFYELVLKAKDGGEPSRTGTAQIRVIVLDANDNAPVFSPAKYMVRVPEDVPLGSALVTVTATDADEGLYGDVKYSLKKITEKASKIFELDSKTGEITLVRSLDFEEGNTYELEVQARDGGGLSNKAKIAITVTDVNDNIPELIVSSALTEISEDSPSGTVVALLHVQDRDSGANGQVRCSLDTGVPFRLEKSFEDYYRVVTTKELDREEVSEYNVTVRAADGGSPPLWSSTVLTLRVLDVNDNAPVFSEASYSARLPENNAAGALVLTVRARDADWGQNARVRYRLGEGRVRGVALSSYVSVQAETGALYALRSFDYEEVREVGLWVLAEDGGSPALSSNVSVRIVIVDENDNAPHVLYPPAAGVSGSGVRGWSGVELAPRSSEPGALVAKVVAVDADAGQNAWLSYELAKATEPGLFRVGLHSGEVRTARFPLARDAARQSLVVLVKDHGRPALSATATLTVVLAESVAELLAELGSEAAAAVPGEAAGSLTRWLVLAVAAVSCLFLAFLLLLIALRLRRWRRSQLSPPAGGALRGVPATHFVGIDGVRAFLRSYSHEVSLTADSRKSQLRLSPGSCCDTLPARPLPDEPAPLLGEDPVGARPHDPNAAPL; encoded by the exons ATGGACAACGACTCGGGAATACACAAAATTACA CTGGCTGTCTGGGAGTCGGAGCGGTCTGCGAGAGTCCCCGCGGTGCGGAGCCGAGCTGCAGCGAGCCAGAGGGACCGGCGGAAGCGAGCGACAGTGAGAAGCCGGATCCAGAGGCAGAGGCGGATCGGGATCCGTGGCGGTGGTGCGGCGGCGGTGATGTGTGCGGCGGGGAGGCGATGGGGCCGGCAGGCGtgggccctgctgtgctgtgttctgCTGTCGGCATTGGAAGCGGCGTGGGGACAGCTGCGGTACTCGGTGCCCGAGGAGATGCCCAAGGGCTCTTTCGTGGGCGATGTGGCCAAAGACCTAGGGATGCAGATGACGACCTTGAGTGAAAGCAGCGCCCGCATCTTGGAGAAAGGTAGGACGCAGTATTTCTCTCTGCATGGGAAGACGGGACATTTGGTGACAGCGGAGAGGATAgacagagagcagctgtgcGAGAATAAGCAGCAATGCGTGCTGCGCTGTGAGCTGATAGTGGAAGGAGAAATGAAAGTGTACGGAGTGGAAGTGGAAATCATAGACATTAACGACAATGCACCCAGCTTCAAGGATGTTGAACTGGAGGAGAGAATAAGCGAGATGACAGCCACGGGGTCGCGGTTTTCCTTGGACGAGGCTCACGATCCGGACTCCGGATCAAATTCTGTCCTGAGCTACGAGCTGAGCGGTGATGAGCATTTCTCACTGGCTGTTCAGGCAGGACCCGGTGGCGATTTGCGTCCCGAACTGGTGCTGGCCAAAGCGCTGGACCGCGAAGAGGCTGCCTTTTACGAATTAGTGCTGAAGGCAAAGGACGGCGGAGAGCCTTCTCGGACGGGCACGGCACAGATCCGCGTGATTGTGCTGGACGCGAATGACAACGCTCCCGTGTTCAGCCCGGCAAAGTACATGGTGCGTGTGCCTGAGGACGTCCCCTTGGGCTCCGCCCTTGTCACAGTCACAGCAACTGATGCCGACGAAGGCCTCTATGGGGACGTAAAATACTCTTTGAAGAAAATCACAGAGAAAGCGTCTAAGATCTTCGAGTTGGACTCTAAGACGGGAGAAATCACACTGGTGCGGAGCCTGGACTTCGAGGAAGGCAATACCTACGAACTAGAGGTGCAGGCACGGGACGGTGGCGGCCTTTCCAACAAAGCAAAAATAGCAATCACTGTGACAGACGTCAATGACAACATACCTGAACTGATTGTCTCCTCGGCCCTGACTGAGATCTCTGAGGACTCCCCTTCGGGGACAGTGGTGGCCCTGCTGCACGTGCAGGACCGGGACTCGGGAGCCAACGGCCAGGTGCGGTGCTCCCTGGACACGGGAGTCCCGTTCCGGCTGGAGAAGTCGTTTGAGGATTATTACCGCGTGGTGACGACGAAGGAGCTGGACCGGGAGGAGGTGTCGGAGTACAACGTCACAGTGAGGGCGGCCGACGGCGGGTCGCCGCCCCTGTGGAGCAGCACCGTGCTGACCCTGCGGGTGCTGGACGTGAACGACAACGCGCCGGTGTTCAGCGAGGCGAGCTACAGCGCCCGGCTGCCCGAGAACAACGCGGCGGGCGCGCTGGTGCTGACGGTGCGGGCGCGGGACGCGGACTGGGGTCAGAACGCGCGCGTGCGGTACCGTCTGGGCGAGGGGCGGGTGCGTGGCGTGGCGCTGTCGTCGTACGTGTCGGTGCAGGCGGAGACGGGCGCGCTGTACGCGCTGCGCTCCTTCGACTACGAGGAGGTGCGCGaggtggggctgtgggtgctggcgGAGGACGGCGGCTCGCCGGCGCTGAGCAGCAACGTGTCGGTGCGGATCGTGATCGTGGACGAGAACGACAACGCCCCGCACGTGCTGTACCCGCCGGCGGCGGGCGTGTCCGGGTCCGGTGTCCGTGGCTGGTCGGGGGTGGAGCTGGCGCCGCGGTCGTCGGAGCCCGGGGCGctggtggccaaggtggtgGCGGTGGACGCGGACGCGGGGCAGAACGCGTGGCTGTCGTACGAGCTGGCCAAGGCGACGGAGCCGGGGCTGTTCCGCGTCGGGCTGCACAGCGGCGAGGTGCGCACTGCGCGCTTCCCGCTGGCCCGCGACGCTGCCCGGCAgagcctggtggtgctggtgaagGACCACGGCCGGCCGGCGCTGTCGGCCACGGCCACGCTGACCGTGGTGCTGGCCGAGAGCGTGGCCGAGCTGCTGGCCGAGCTGGGCAGTGAGGCTGCGGCGGCGGTGCCGGGCGAGGCGGCGGGCAGCCTGACGCGCTGGCTGGTGCTGGCCGTGGCGGCCGTCTCCTGCCTCTTCCTCgcctttttgctgctgctgatagCGCTGCGCCTGCGGCGCTGGCGGCGCTCGCAGCTGTCTCCTCCTGCGGGCGGTGCCTTGCGCGGCGTCCCGGCCACGCACTTCGTGGGCATTGACGGCGTGCGCGCTTTCCTGCGCTCCTACTCTCACGAGGTTTCGCTCACCGCCGACTCACGCAAGAGCCAGCTCCGCTTGTCGCCCGGCAGCTGTTGCGACACCCTCCCTGCCCGCCCTCTGCCCGACGAGCCCGCACCGCTGCTGGGGGAGGACCCTGTTGGCGCCCGCCCACACGACCCTAACGCCGCCCCG CTCTAA